The following are encoded in a window of Brevibacillus sp. DP1.3A genomic DNA:
- a CDS encoding HAMP domain-containing sensor histidine kinase: protein MKRLRLNVVTKLFAATFVFVFLLYALILIGEKFFFERFYLNAKVSELSQAMASFPDEYAKLPPGKHKLDRLVGTLMNRTDASFAIANEQLRQMNLDPYFLKVNVANQNQVITLPLKEMTSTELPEGLHAGDTITVDGIFMDENDTIMKPIQIARQSPSTNVSEKGLTRVTGVISDLMLPSQQRAHNPFYQDSLVEDQIGSWLTQQSEEITQMKSGSFIQRKWTDPWSGVNYAIVIHRFSYHSEAMYMIAVTTLQPVSDAISMLTSYSLYATPVILVILLLLSFVFSKIITKPLVTLSHSASRMANLDFTELASIHSQDEFGELSRHLNTLAGKLDQTLKDLTSANVTLREDLEHKEKMEQLRKELIANISHELKNPLGIVKGFAEGLKDDVAHEKRERYMDVILSEVDKMNELIMDMLELSKFEAKAILLRRQSFPVSEVIDRVAASFQLQLANKQVRLRIALPEEINVWADPRRIEQVIVNLLGNAVRHANPSSEIRITGARERECIRFRIENEGAHIPDDQLTRIWEQFYRVDSSRWRKSGGTGLGLAICKHILDLHGSDYGAENTVDGVAFSFTLVENENKGGNDNESEKE from the coding sequence ATGAAACGCCTTCGACTAAACGTTGTGACAAAATTATTTGCCGCCACTTTTGTTTTTGTCTTTTTGCTCTACGCTTTGATATTGATAGGGGAAAAGTTTTTCTTTGAGCGCTTTTATTTAAACGCGAAAGTAAGCGAGCTCTCGCAAGCAATGGCATCTTTCCCAGATGAGTACGCCAAGCTCCCTCCAGGCAAGCACAAGCTGGATAGGCTGGTTGGAACATTGATGAATCGTACAGATGCCAGCTTTGCGATCGCAAACGAGCAGCTTAGGCAAATGAATCTTGATCCCTATTTTCTAAAAGTAAACGTAGCAAATCAAAATCAAGTGATTACCTTACCGTTAAAAGAAATGACGAGCACCGAGCTCCCTGAAGGACTCCATGCGGGAGACACGATTACCGTTGACGGAATCTTTATGGATGAGAACGACACGATCATGAAGCCGATACAGATAGCAAGACAAAGTCCATCCACAAATGTATCCGAAAAAGGACTAACCCGGGTTACGGGTGTCATTTCTGACCTCATGCTACCTAGTCAGCAGCGGGCACATAACCCTTTTTATCAGGATTCTCTCGTAGAGGATCAAATCGGATCATGGCTGACGCAGCAATCCGAAGAGATTACACAGATGAAAAGCGGATCATTCATCCAGCGGAAGTGGACTGATCCGTGGAGTGGTGTAAACTATGCCATCGTCATTCATCGGTTCTCCTATCATAGCGAGGCGATGTACATGATAGCGGTGACGACACTGCAACCTGTGAGCGATGCAATAAGTATGCTGACCAGCTATTCCCTATACGCGACGCCAGTCATCCTCGTCATCTTACTGCTACTGTCCTTTGTCTTTTCGAAGATCATCACGAAACCATTAGTTACGCTGAGTCATTCCGCTTCACGCATGGCTAATCTGGACTTCACAGAACTTGCTTCGATTCATTCTCAGGATGAATTCGGTGAGCTCTCACGCCATCTGAATACGTTAGCCGGCAAGCTGGATCAGACATTAAAAGACCTGACGAGTGCCAACGTCACTCTTCGCGAGGATCTAGAGCATAAGGAAAAAATGGAGCAACTTCGCAAAGAATTGATTGCAAACATCTCTCATGAACTCAAGAACCCGCTTGGCATTGTGAAGGGCTTTGCGGAAGGGTTAAAAGATGATGTCGCACATGAAAAGCGGGAGCGATACATGGACGTCATTTTAAGCGAAGTCGACAAGATGAACGAGCTCATTATGGATATGCTGGAGTTGTCCAAATTCGAAGCCAAAGCCATTTTACTTCGTAGACAATCGTTTCCCGTATCGGAAGTAATAGATCGTGTAGCTGCTTCCTTTCAACTACAGCTGGCAAACAAGCAGGTACGACTAAGGATCGCCTTACCTGAAGAGATAAACGTATGGGCAGATCCAAGACGTATCGAGCAAGTGATCGTGAATTTGCTCGGCAATGCAGTCCGGCACGCCAATCCATCAAGTGAGATTCGGATTACGGGGGCACGCGAGCGGGAGTGCATCCGGTTTCGAATCGAAAATGAAGGAGCGCACATCCCAGACGATCAACTAACGCGGATATGGGAGCAATTTTATCGAGTAGATAGCTCTCGCTGGCGGAAATCTGGCGGCACGGGTCTCGGATTGGCGATCTGTAAACATATCCTCGATCTACATGGCAGTGATTATGGTGCGGAAAATACCGTGGATGGAGTCGCTTTTTCCTTCACGTTAGTTGAAAATGAAAACAAAGGTGGAAATGACAATGAATCTGAAAAAGAATAA
- a CDS encoding response regulator transcription factor — translation MKRKVLLVEDDELIREFVSDYFKKEAWEVYEAQHGKMAMELFALHPVDLVVLDIMMPEMDGWSVCRKIRQQSDIPIMIITARVDDDDQLMGFELGADEYVTKPFSPKVLVARAKALMKRAEGSIGRGDDIAQFGALTVNKRAHTVTIAGVPISLTPKEYELLLFFIKHEGTVLSRDSILNGVWGMDYFGDHRTVDTHVKKLRAKLDTEQHLIQTMIRFGYKFEAKR, via the coding sequence ATGAAACGGAAAGTGTTACTCGTAGAGGACGACGAGCTCATACGTGAATTTGTATCGGATTATTTTAAAAAAGAAGCTTGGGAAGTGTACGAAGCACAGCACGGTAAAATGGCGATGGAGCTTTTCGCTCTGCACCCTGTCGATTTAGTTGTACTAGATATTATGATGCCCGAGATGGATGGCTGGTCGGTGTGCAGAAAAATCCGCCAACAATCCGACATTCCCATCATGATCATTACAGCAAGAGTAGACGACGATGACCAGTTGATGGGTTTCGAGCTTGGCGCGGACGAATATGTCACCAAACCGTTTAGTCCAAAAGTATTAGTGGCCCGTGCCAAAGCTCTGATGAAAAGGGCAGAGGGGAGCATCGGGAGGGGAGATGATATCGCTCAGTTTGGAGCATTGACGGTAAACAAACGCGCTCACACCGTTACGATTGCAGGCGTCCCGATTTCATTGACACCAAAAGAGTATGAGCTGCTTCTGTTCTTCATCAAGCATGAAGGGACGGTCTTGTCCCGAGATAGCATATTGAATGGGGTTTGGGGGATGGACTACTTTGGCGACCATCGCACCGTGGATACCCACGTGAAAAAACTGCGTGCCAAGCTGGATACAGAGCAGCATCTGATTCAGACGATGATCCGTTTTGGATATAAGTTTGAGGCAAAACGATGA